The following coding sequences are from one Bacteroidales bacterium window:
- a CDS encoding amidohydrolase → MMGKIHTFLLISLIIFTGCNMSEKADFILINGLVYTVDSSFTTKQAFAVGKGLFLATGTNEEILKSFESELVIDAGGKPVFPGLIDGHCHFYGYALGLHQSVNLKGTRSFDEILQLLRKYHENHPNGWILGRGWDQNDWELKEFPDKSMLDQLFPENPVVLTRVDGHAVLANSEALRLAGITAQTKMEGGDVILHDGKPTGILLDNAADLMKGAIPEDDKLQKENALISAQDDCFKVGLTSVVDAGLDFETIMMIDSLQQSGKLKMRINAMLSPTDKNIREFVEKGAFQKERLTVNSIKLYADGALGSRGALLLEPYSDDPGNYGIRMSEPDYFRDILIKAYDKNFQVNTHCIGDSANRMMLHLYGEVLKGHNDKRWRIEHAQVVHPDDFQLFAKFNIIPSIQSTYCTSDMYWAESRLGTDRVKGAYAYNKLLQQNGWLVNGTDFPIEEINPLLTFYAAVARMDETGYPEGGYQIENALSREEALRSITIWAAKGNFEEDIKGSIEAGKFADFVILEKDIMTINQAEIPGIKVLKTYLNGELVFEAK, encoded by the coding sequence ATGATGGGAAAAATACACACGTTCCTTTTAATATCGCTGATCATTTTTACCGGCTGTAATATGAGTGAGAAAGCTGACTTTATCCTTATCAATGGGCTGGTCTACACCGTTGATTCATCTTTCACCACGAAACAAGCATTTGCGGTTGGCAAAGGACTTTTTTTAGCCACAGGGACCAATGAAGAAATACTGAAATCATTCGAATCGGAACTGGTTATTGATGCCGGGGGAAAGCCGGTTTTTCCGGGGTTGATTGATGGCCATTGCCACTTTTATGGCTACGCACTCGGGCTTCATCAGTCGGTTAATCTCAAAGGAACCCGTTCGTTCGATGAAATCCTTCAATTGCTTCGGAAATACCATGAAAATCATCCCAATGGCTGGATTTTAGGCAGGGGTTGGGATCAGAACGATTGGGAACTGAAAGAGTTTCCTGACAAATCAATGCTTGACCAGCTTTTCCCGGAGAACCCGGTTGTATTGACACGGGTGGATGGGCATGCAGTTTTGGCTAACAGTGAAGCGCTCCGCTTGGCTGGCATTACTGCCCAAACCAAAATGGAAGGGGGAGATGTAATCCTTCATGATGGTAAACCGACAGGAATTCTGCTCGATAATGCAGCCGACCTGATGAAGGGAGCTATTCCGGAAGATGATAAACTTCAAAAAGAAAATGCCCTGATAAGTGCCCAAGACGATTGCTTTAAAGTCGGACTAACGTCTGTAGTGGATGCCGGACTTGATTTCGAAACCATCATGATGATCGATTCTTTGCAGCAATCCGGGAAATTAAAAATGCGGATCAATGCCATGTTAAGCCCTACCGATAAAAATATCAGGGAGTTTGTTGAAAAAGGGGCGTTTCAGAAAGAAAGGCTGACAGTAAATTCAATCAAGCTTTATGCCGATGGTGCGTTAGGCTCAAGAGGCGCTTTATTGCTGGAGCCATATAGCGATGACCCGGGAAATTATGGCATCCGGATGTCTGAACCCGATTATTTCCGGGATATCCTTATCAAAGCTTATGATAAAAATTTCCAGGTCAATACCCACTGCATCGGTGATTCGGCCAACCGGATGATGCTTCATTTGTATGGTGAAGTACTGAAAGGGCATAATGACAAGCGTTGGCGCATTGAACATGCTCAGGTAGTTCATCCCGATGATTTTCAGCTTTTTGCAAAATTCAATATAATTCCTTCTATCCAAAGCACCTATTGCACTTCAGATATGTACTGGGCTGAATCCAGATTAGGAACAGACCGGGTTAAAGGAGCTTATGCTTACAATAAGTTGCTGCAGCAAAACGGTTGGTTGGTCAACGGTACTGATTTTCCAATCGAGGAGATCAATCCTTTGCTGACGTTTTATGCTGCGGTTGCCAGAATGGATGAAACAGGATACCCTGAGGGTGGTTACCAGATAGAAAATGCCCTGAGCCGAGAAGAAGCCCTTCGCTCAATAACCATCTGGGCAGCAAAAGGGAATTTCGAAGAAGACATAAAAGGCAGCATTGAAGCGGGGAAATTCGCGGACTTTGTTATACTTGAGAAGGATATCATGACAATAAATCAGGCTGAAATTCCAGGTATTAAAGTGCTTAAGACTTACCTGAACGGGGAACTGGTTTTCGAAGCTAAGTAA
- a CDS encoding HD domain-containing protein, translating into MNRRIIDIIEKYYPPGSIGYNIYLPHSQAVKELALKIARSHPQFHADEDVIEFGGMLHDIGIFYTDAPEIGCFGDLPYIAHGYKGRELLEKEGLPLIAPICERHIGVGISLEDIEKHHLPLPKRDMTPQTIEEKIICYADKFFSKSADDLLLPKPLEKVKKSVSKYGEDKWKVFEEMMGLFGTDIIYL; encoded by the coding sequence ATGAATAGGCGAATTATTGATATCATCGAAAAGTACTATCCTCCAGGCTCAATCGGATACAACATCTATTTGCCGCATTCCCAGGCGGTGAAGGAACTTGCGCTAAAGATTGCCCGGTCGCATCCGCAGTTCCATGCTGATGAGGATGTTATTGAGTTTGGAGGGATGTTGCATGATATCGGGATTTTCTACACGGATGCCCCTGAAATCGGTTGTTTTGGTGATCTCCCTTATATTGCACATGGCTATAAAGGGCGGGAATTACTCGAAAAGGAAGGCCTTCCGTTGATTGCACCGATTTGCGAACGACATATCGGCGTGGGGATTTCACTTGAAGATATTGAAAAGCACCATCTCCCCCTTCCAAAAAGGGATATGACACCCCAGACCATCGAAGAAAAAATTATTTGTTACGCTGACAAATTCTTCTCAAAATCAGCAGATGATCTCCTTCTGCCTAAACCTTTGGAGAAGGTGAAAAAGAGCGTTAGTAAATACGGTGAGGATAAATGGAAAGTATTTGAGGAGATGATGGGGCTTTTTGGGACTGACATTATTTATTTGTGA
- a CDS encoding lysophospholipase has translation MELFKIESEDHLQVQVYSWVPEKPVVILQIAHGMMEHALRYDHVARWMNEHRIAVYASDHIGHGLTAKTSSDLGHFPREDDWQRSVEILHILTQKIRAEHPGIPVFLLGHSMGSVLAQTYMMKHGREADGFILSGAVRQSTFMANIGLIIAGTLSFFFGPADCSKLLIFLGYGQYNNRLRPKRTAFDWLCSEESIVDEYISSPLCGFPCSNRFYQNFFYGFKYISKLDNLKQIPAGTPVYIFAGRMDPAGKFGKDPQKINYLLSKFSRAQVLMKLYSNGRHEMLNEMNREEVYGDLVEWIKERISLQSAVNSQQLKLETRN, from the coding sequence ATGGAATTATTCAAAATTGAATCGGAGGATCATCTTCAAGTACAAGTTTATTCCTGGGTCCCTGAAAAACCTGTGGTTATCCTGCAAATCGCTCATGGCATGATGGAGCATGCCTTGCGCTATGATCATGTAGCCAGGTGGATGAACGAGCATCGGATTGCCGTTTATGCATCCGATCACATCGGGCATGGGCTCACCGCTAAAACTTCCTCAGACCTGGGGCATTTTCCCCGCGAGGACGATTGGCAGCGATCGGTTGAAATTCTTCATATTTTAACCCAAAAGATTCGTGCGGAACATCCCGGAATCCCGGTTTTTCTCCTTGGACACAGCATGGGTTCGGTATTGGCGCAGACTTATATGATGAAGCACGGACGGGAAGCCGATGGTTTTATCCTTTCCGGCGCTGTCCGGCAATCCACATTCATGGCCAACATTGGTCTTATTATCGCTGGCACGTTATCATTCTTTTTTGGACCGGCAGACTGCTCTAAATTATTGATCTTCCTGGGATACGGGCAATATAATAACAGGCTGAGGCCTAAACGGACAGCATTTGATTGGCTTTGCAGCGAGGAAAGTATAGTGGATGAATATATAAGCTCGCCCCTCTGCGGATTTCCCTGCTCTAACCGGTTTTATCAGAACTTTTTCTATGGCTTTAAATATATCTCCAAACTCGACAATCTGAAGCAGATTCCGGCCGGAACACCGGTGTACATCTTTGCAGGCAGGATGGACCCTGCGGGTAAATTCGGAAAAGATCCGCAGAAGATCAACTATTTGCTTTCAAAATTCTCCCGGGCACAGGTCCTGATGAAACTATACAGTAACGGCCGTCACGAAATGCTGAACGAAATGAACCGGGAGGAAGTTTATGGGGATTTGGTGGAATGGATCAAAGAGAGAATTAGTCTTCAGTCAGCAGTCAACAGTCAGCAATTGAAACTAGAAACTAGAAACTAG